One segment of Halococcus salsus DNA contains the following:
- a CDS encoding DUF4129 domain-containing protein: MVISRLLALFGVTLDAPSGRAAGRGLVGVVIVVLQFVYHHRLAVVALLVSLTVSVLLYQYRHRLAVPRVSPSFGERTEPTSRSPSTGTTNPAWSPETESQSIRAVWLAMVHRIDDGVEAPSSRTPGEWQRLAVDSGLSPDAVETITEVFCAVRYGNASETDDRRNDARAMLERLDDRGVPDE; encoded by the coding sequence TTGGTCATCAGCAGACTCCTCGCGCTCTTCGGGGTTACTCTCGATGCCCCGTCGGGTCGGGCCGCCGGAAGGGGGCTCGTTGGAGTCGTCATCGTCGTTCTCCAGTTCGTCTACCACCACCGTCTCGCGGTCGTCGCACTCCTCGTCTCGCTCACCGTCTCGGTGCTCCTCTATCAGTACCGCCATCGCCTCGCGGTTCCCCGCGTTTCGCCCTCGTTCGGCGAACGCACCGAACCGACCAGCCGGTCCCCGTCAACGGGAACCACGAACCCGGCGTGGTCACCCGAAACGGAATCGCAGTCGATCCGGGCGGTTTGGCTCGCGATGGTCCACCGCATCGACGACGGTGTCGAGGCCCCATCGTCGCGAACCCCGGGCGAATGGCAGCGACTCGCGGTCGACTCGGGTCTTTCGCCCGACGCCGTCGAGACGATAACTGAGGTGTTCTGTGCCGTTCGGTACGGCAACGCGTCCGAGACGGACGACCGTCGAAACGACGCCCGGGCCATGCTCGAACGGCTCGACGACAGGGGCGTTCCGGATGAATGA
- a CDS encoding DUF7269 family protein, translating to MTALVFVVVAGLLIGLDVPSPSLLNTFGYPRGDDLLVVGYCLVALFVGSLLLVPLYLEPANATANAEGTDVSPHVPEGVPDVPRTGANLEPLLGNPLLGRHLGDEEREAIRTRLREAALGTIRRRTGVERDDATARLRHGDWTENATAAWFLGDTSPPRSVRLYARVSASHAFRHGARRTIDEIVAYDRRHESRRTHRP from the coding sequence CTGACGGCGCTCGTCTTCGTCGTCGTTGCCGGCCTCCTCATCGGACTCGATGTCCCCTCTCCGTCGCTGCTCAACACGTTCGGCTACCCGCGAGGGGATGACCTCCTCGTCGTCGGGTACTGCCTAGTCGCGCTCTTCGTGGGATCGCTCCTCCTCGTTCCCCTGTATCTAGAGCCCGCAAATGCGACCGCGAACGCGGAAGGGACCGACGTGAGCCCCCACGTACCCGAGGGAGTACCCGACGTTCCGCGGACCGGTGCGAACCTCGAACCGTTGTTGGGGAACCCGCTTCTCGGACGTCACCTCGGCGACGAGGAGCGCGAAGCGATCCGAACGCGGCTCCGGGAGGCGGCTCTGGGTACTATCCGTCGCCGGACGGGCGTCGAGCGGGACGACGCTACCGCTCGTCTACGGCACGGTGACTGGACGGAGAACGCTACCGCGGCGTGGTTCCTCGGGGACACCTCGCCACCCCGGTCGGTCCGCCTCTACGCCCGAGTTTCTGCTAGCCACGCCTTCCGTCACGGGGCCCGCCGGACCATCGACGAGATCGTCGCCTACGACCGACGTCACGAGTCACGGAGGACCCACCGCCCGTGA